In Verrucomicrobiota bacterium, the genomic window GAAATTGCGATGCTTCGATGAGCTGTTGCGCTTCGCTTCGGCTGAGCCGAGGGTGATGGCTCTGCGGTTTCAGCACCGTGCAGGATGCCGCCAGCAGGAGCTGCTGGGCACCGCTGACAACACTGCCGACGAACGCCAGTGGCAATGCCCCTCCGACGTCGCACGAGGTATCAATACGAAAGCGAAGTGTGTCATCGTTCACCTCCTGTAAAGCGCTCAAAACGTCGGGAAGAGGGCGCCCTTCCAGCAGCGCGAGCTTTTCCGCCGCCAGCATCACGGCTTCGGTGTAGTCCGGCGCCGTCGTATCGATCGGGAAGACCAATTGCCGTCGGTCGAATTTGGGATGACTTAGCACAAAGAGCCGGTCCCTCAGCCCGTCAGGGACCAGTACCCAGCCGCGCGATTTTGCATAATCACGCAGATCGGTAGGGGCCACGAGGAAAGCGTTGGTCATGGCGCAACGTAGGTCGGAAGATCGCGCCGCGACAGCCGCGACGCCAGCGCCCTCAGCTCGGTCGGGCTAAAAGGCTTGCGCTTTCGGTATATACACTGTAGCGCCGCTCCGATTGCTTGTGGCTGCCGCTCCACGCAGGCTCACCCAATAGCCGCAGCGCCTCAGCGCGAGTTCGTCTTCTGTGTGCGAGATCCATTCTGCAGCATCTGGCGGAAGAAAGAGGACGACAAGAATACGAGCCACGTCTACGGTCGCTGCTCGGAGGTCGTCGTATCGGTTGACTCCGGCAAGAAAATAAGAACGATGCATTCCGTTGTCCCCGGGTGGCTGGATCGTCGCCTTCAACTGGATTTTGAGGTCTACCTCCGTAAGGTAACCGCCGTTATCGAACGGCGCCCACGCTGTTACCCGCGCGTCCACTCCATTGTTATCCTCGTGGCGGCCGCTCACGGAGCATGCCATGCCAGCTTTCGCCGCAATCGCGTGAACGTAAGCGTAACTGAGTTCCGACTCAATATCCGGAAGAGAGAGCGTGCATCGTTCAGCGTCGCCTGTAGGCTACAGACTTCACGCGTTGTTGACCAACTTAAACTCAGACCATTGTCATGCCTTAGCCTCAATCATCTGCTCCGCGTTGCGCACCCGCAGATCGCCCGACAGCAGTTTCGGCAGCAGCATGCTACGTAGGGCGGCGAGGGTGTGGGATTCAGCTTGATTACAGATAATCTGCTGGTACCATGGCGATATCAGTTCGGTGAATACCGCGAGCGCCTCAGCAGAAGGACAAACG contains:
- a CDS encoding DUF4365 domain-containing protein, which encodes MACSVSGRHEDNNGVDARVTAWAPFDNGGYLTEVDLKIQLKATIQPPGDNGMHRSYFLAGVNRYDDLRAATVDVARILVVLFLPPDAAEWISHTEDELALRRCGYWVSLRGAAATSNRSGATVYIPKAQAF